In one Myxocyprinus asiaticus isolate MX2 ecotype Aquarium Trade chromosome 1, UBuf_Myxa_2, whole genome shotgun sequence genomic region, the following are encoded:
- the LOC127446013 gene encoding TAF6-like RNA polymerase II p300/CBP-associated factor-associated factor 65 kDa subunit 6L, which produces MTEREERRFADVPRESVKLMAKSSGVELSEEVAALLAEDVCYRLREATQNSSQFMRHAKRRKLSVEDFNRALQWSNTETICGFGAQDALPFRPLKEGELFFVEDREINLVELALATNIPKGCAETMVRVNVSYLDGKGNLEPQGTVPTAVQSLSDDLLKYYQQITRAILGEDPHLMKVALLDLQSNSKIAALLPYFVYVISGVKSVSHDLDQLNRLLHMVKSLVQNPYLYLGSYVRSLVSSVMYCILEPLAASINPLNDHWTLRDYAALLLSHIFWTHGDLVSGLYHQIILSLQKVLSDPVRPLCSHYGAVVGLHALGWKAVERVLYPHLPAYWANLQAVLDDYSVSNAQVKADGHKVYGAILVAVERLLKMKALSLTLAAGGGNAALQGSVVGALGFRESSPGLSPPPEPLSEPPLGIASHLQTGGAGCPWEDWTPISLPGMYCELYSFFGDSLALRFSTDPPLGGAPPAGSCPPLNGRKEPASGAANLESTRKMPQLTASMNISPQQDGSPRTEPQPPSLAATVPGRSLARSSSSSSSVSRSRSSSSSQSRDIFPKARFHPPQAGPPVFSFIIGGRQMGRRCQGRRFQTSFTPTPPLTSLPPRAYAHKLPVIGRFSKPVCRWTCSHYSLHLPL; this is translated from the exons ATGACGGAGAGGGAGGAGCGGCGCTTCGCCGACGTGCCCCGAGAGTCCGTCAAGCTAATGGCCAAGagcagcggggtggagctcagcGAGGAGGTCGCAGCTCTGCTGGCCGAGGATGTGTGCTACCGTCTCAGAGAAGCAACACAG AATAGCTCACAGTTCATGAGACATGCAAAGAGAAGGAAGCTGAGCGTGGAAGACTTTAACAGAGCGCTACAATGGAGTAATACTGAG ACCATTTGTGGCTTTGGCGCACAAGATGCCTTACCGTTCCGTCCATTGAAGGAAGGAGAACTCTTCTTTGTAGAAGATCGGGAGATAAACCTAGTGGAGTTGGCCCTTGCTACCAACATCCCTAAAGGCTGTGCGGAGACAATGGTTCGAG TGAATGTATCATACCTTGATGGAAAGGGCAACCTGGAACCTCAAGGAACAG TACCCACTGCTGTTCAGTCTCTATCAGATGATCTGCTGAAGTATTACCAACAAATAACCAGAGCAATTTTAGGAGAGGACCCACATCTCATGAAG GTGGCTTTGTTAGACCTTCAGTCCAATTCGAAGATTGCTGCCCTTTTGCCTTATTTTGTTTATGTCATCAGTGGG GTCAAGTCAGTAAGTCATGATCTGGACCAATTAAACCGACTCCTACACATGGTGAAGAGTTTGGTGCAGAACCCGTACCTGTACCTAGGCTCATATGTGCGCAGTCTGGTGTCCAGTGTCATGTACTGCATCCTGGAGCCGCTGGCTGCCTCAATCAACCCTCTCAATGACCACTGGACCCTGAGAGACTACGCAGCCCTGCTGCTCAGCCACATCTTCTG GACACATGGTGATCTTGTGAGCGGGCTGTACCACCAGATCATTCTGTCTCTGCAGAAAGTTCTCTCTGATCCGGTTAGGCCTCTGTGTTCCCACTATGGAGCTGTGGTGGGTCTGCATGCTCTCGGCTGGAAG gctGTTGAACGTGTGTTATATCCTCACCTCCCTGCCTACTGGGCGAATCTACAAGCTGTGTTGGATGATTACTCTGTGTCCAACGCTCAAGTGAAAGCTGATGGCCACAAAGTGTATGGAGCCATTCTG GTGGCGGTAGAGCGTTTGCTGAAGATGAAGGCACTTAGTCTGACCTTGGCAGCTGGAGGAGGCAATGCAGCTCTACAGGGCTCTGTCGTAGGGGCATTGGGTTTCAGAGAAAGCTCACCTGGTCTCAGCCCCCCTCCCGAACCCCTCTCCGAACCCCCTCTTGGCATTGCGAGCCATCTACAAACTGGCGGAGCTGGTTGCCCATGGGAAGACTGGACCCCTATCTCTCTTCCTGGCATGTACTGTGAGCTGTACTCCTTTTTTGGAGACAGTCTGGCTCTACGTTTCAGCACTGAcccaccactaggtggcgctcCACCTGCGGGTTCTTGCCCTCCCCTAAATGGCAGGAAGGAGCCAGCGAGTGGTGCCGCCAATCTGGAGAGTACACGCAAGATGCCCCAACTCACTGCCAGCATGAACATCAGCCCACAGCAAGATGGAAGCCCACGCACAGAACCGCAACCACCCAGTCTGGCTGCTACTGTTCCTGGGAG ATCTCTTGCCcgttcttcctcctcctcatcctctgTCTCACGTTCCAGATCCTCTTCATCAAGCCAATCCCGAGACATTTTCCCCAAAGCCCGATTCCATCCTCCTCAGGCGGGTCCTCCGGTTTTCTCTTTCATTATTGGTGGACGACAGATGGGCCGCCGCTGCCAGGGAAGACGCTTCCAGACGAGCTTCACTCCAACTCCGCCTCTTACTTCCCTCCCACCACGTGCCTACGCCCACAAGCTACCAGTCATAGGGAGATTCAGCAAACCTGTGTGCCGCTGGACGTGTTCCCATTATTCTCTTCACCTGCCACTTTAA
- the LOC127456260 gene encoding potassium channel subfamily K member 1-like — MTQFGDKAHNFLLAHAFTFMIIIYCLYVIVGATVLTILEQPEVNLLVEEVRDIKARFLADSPCVAESSLDRLLLKVLAASKRGVAALKSDSDECNFDFTSSLFFVTTFLTTTGYGTTVPLSDEGRLFCVMYCLMGIPLTMLLLSCLTHALLPWVTHTPIQNLQVYWGLSRNHAALLHCSILCFCTATLFFLLPAGALCLLENDWSYLESLYFCFISLSTIGLGDYLPGRTQSQAARQGLEFATSCYLMLGLVVLLVVLESFWELQQVQAVLRFFAGPREGELMVVGLDELVLSGDLADPEEEPQYTLPISTISPAFSNSPATPTIELPPDLDPPCLASTEKNPFPSLRPDPSPDLYQSTSTT, encoded by the exons ATGACTCAGTTTGGAGATAAAGCGCATAACTTTTTACTCGCTCACGCTTTCACCTTCATGATAATCATTTATTGTCTGTATGTTATCGTCGGTGCTACTGTTCTTACGATATTGGAGCAACCCGAGGTGAATTTGCTCGTTGAAGAGGTGCGTGACATTAAAGCGCGTTTTTTGGCGGATAGCCCGTGTGTTGCTGAAAGCAGTTTGGATAGATTGTTACTGAAGGTGCTCGCGGCGAGTAAGCGCGGTGTGGCCGCATTGAAATCAGACAGCGATGAATGTAACTTCGACTTCACCTCGTCGCTATTTTTCGTGACTACCTTTCTTACAACTACAG gcTATGGTACCACCGTACCGCTTTCAGATGAAGGTCGTTTGTTTTGTGTCATGTACTGCCTCATGGGCATCCCTCTCACCATGCTGCTGCTGTCCTGTCTCACACATGCCCTTCTGCCCTGGGTAACACACACCCCTATTCAGAACCTTCAAGTCTACTGGGGACTGTCTCGTAACCATGCTGCTTTGCTGCACTGCAGCATACTCTGCTTTTGTACAGCAACGCTGTTCTTTCTTCTACCTGCTGGTGCCCTCTGCCTGCTGGAGAACGACTGGAGTTACTTGGAGTCGctgtatttttgtttcatctctCTTAGCACAATTGGACTTGGCGACTACCTGCCTGGAAGGACCCAAAGCCAAGCAGCGCGTCAGGGACTGGAGTTTGCCACTTCCT GTTACCTGATGCTAGGGCTGGTTGTCTTGCTTGTTGTTCTGGAAAGTTTCTGGGAGCTGCAGCAGGTTCAAGCTGTTTTGCGGTTTTTCGCTGGACCGAGGGAGGGTGAGCTGATGGTGGTGGGTTTGGATGAGCTTGTGCTCAGTGGAGATTTGGCAGATCCAGAGGAGGAACCTCAATACACCCTTCCTATATCCACCATCTCCCCTGCATTTTCAAACTCACCAGCCACCCCAACAATAGAACTGCCACCAGACCTTGATCCACCGTGTTTGGCAAGCACAGAGAAAAATCCTTTCCCTTCACTAAGACCAGACCCCAGCCCTGATTTATATCAATCCACTTCCACAACATAG